The following is a genomic window from Pan paniscus chromosome 18, NHGRI_mPanPan1-v2.0_pri, whole genome shotgun sequence.
CTCCCATTTTACATGTCAGTTGCTCCTGGGCAGAGCCTGGGTGCAGGGATGCAGGAGGAGGGCTTCACTCTCGCTGGCTGTACCTTGGGAGCTTCAGCCACATAGATGGAAGGGGCATGTgtttgtcaaaattcatcaaaATGTTCAAACCTCGGATCTTTGTATTTTGTGCTTTGTAAGTTACAGCTCAGTAAAAAATGATAGCAAAAAGGACACCCACTCTTAGGCCCAGCAGTTCTACTTCTGGGAATTTATCGTGTAGGTCGAGTTGATCAAAAAAAGGTGTAAACGTGCTCAGATGCATATTGCCACCGTTACCCAAGAGCCGGCGCAGTACCAGTTCACGAGCAGGCGGGGGCGCTGGGCCTGAGCTCAGGGCGTGCCGGTGGGAGCAGCGCAAGTGCCTCCACCCCCTTGACCCCGCCCGCGAGGCACGAGCGGCACCGTGGACACGTCTGTAGACGCTGAGGAAACTGACTGTCAGGGCGGCTCCTAGAGGGGCCTAGAGCAGGGCGAGCGCGCGTCCTGACTCATCCCCTAGAGCGGGGGAGCGCGCGTCCTGACTCATCCCCTAGAGCACTCGCtcgttcttttgttttgttttttgagacgggtctcgctctgtcgccaggctggagtgcagcggcgcgatctccgctcactgcaacctccgcctcccgggttcaagcgattctcctgcctcagcctcccgagtagctagaactaggtgtgcaccaccgcgtccagctaatttttgtatttttagtagagacggggtttcaccatgttggccaggatggtctccatctcttgacctcgtgatccgcctgcctcggcctcccaaagtgctgggatcgcaggcgtgagccacggcgcccggccaaagtcgctagttttttaaaaatcagatcatTTTTAGAAAACAGAGGGCAGTGGAACAGTCTGTTTGCCCCGTGCTCTGCCCCTTGAGACACGCAGCTGAGGGTGCTTAGGGTGCCGTTCGTTAGGCGGCTGCTGGTCACCGAGAGTCTCCTTTTGGTTTCTCACTCCGTGGTCATTTGGGTCCCTGCGGCCTCACTGTGACCCACGCCGGAGCAAGCCTCCGGGTCCTCCTGTGCCATCGCCCCTGCCCATAACCCCTGCTCCTCAGACATGGCCATCCCAGGAAGTGGGGGCCTGCTCAGGGCAGCAGCCGGGAGGTGTGGCCAGGGCCCCCCAGCCTCACAGCATACTTGGAGCCGGAGGCAGCCCATCAGCTGGGAGGCAGGCCTTCTGCTCTCTTTCTGGAGTTTTCAGTGTCATACGAATAGGGGTGTTTGCCACAGAAAACAGGTCAGCATCAAAAGTTACCCCTCTCCAGCCTTTTAGCATTTATGTCCATATAAACTTCTTCAGTGTAATGTGTTGTgtgtttatacttttattttttaaaaatcatgctgggccgggcgcggtggctcacgcctgtcatcccagcactttgggaggccgaggtgggcagatcacgaggtcaggagatcgagaccatcctggctaacacggtgaaaccctgtctctactaaaaaaaaatacaaaaaaattagccgggcatggtggcgggcgcctgtagtcccagctactcaggagactgaggcaggagaatggcgtgaacccggaagcgGAGATCGtgcggctgcactccagcctgggtgacagagtgagactccgtctcaaaaaaaaaaaaaaagaaatcatgctgggctgggcacagtggctcacacctctgatcccagcacttcaggaagttgaggcaggaggatcacttgaggccacgggttcaagaccagcctgggcaacatagcaagatcccatctctaaaaaatgtttaaaaaaacttagccagatgtggtggttcacacctgtattcccagccactcagggagctgaggctcagaatatcaagctgcagtgagccatgatcgtgccactgcatgagccccagcctggctgacagagtgagaccctgtttcaaaaaaaaaagaaaatgccatccGCAGTGCTGGGACCTGCGTTCTTACCTCACCTGGGTTGCACATCTCTCCTTGGCCAGCATGCACGCTTTTACATGCACTGCTGCTGTCTTCAGCATCTGCACGGTACATTTCACTGCCGCTTACTCAGCTGTCCCCTGAGGCTGGACATTTAATTTGTGTCTGGCTTGTCGTTGTTATCAGCGCCACTGTGACACACATCCTCAGTTACTTCCGAGTTGTGGGCTTGCCATGCGGGAGGTTGCCATGAGGGAGGTTGCCACTCGGGAGAGTGGGCTGTGTTGTACGCTTTGGTGGCCCACTCCCCGTCTCTCCACCTCCCCCAGCAGCAAATGAGCCAGCCCCAGTCCCTGTGCCCCAACCTCCAGGGTTAACCCCTGGGTGTGCATTCGTTTATTCTGAATCTTATCATTTATCGCCCACCAGACTGACTTGGCCATCTCTGGCCTCGAAGGGTCTCCCTCAGCAAGAGGTGTCCTTCCTGAGCTGTCGCTCCATCCTGAGCAAGGCCTTCGCCCTGGGAGCTTAGTAATGTCAACCTTGTTCTAAACAGGACCTGGGGCTACACTTCAGTCTTCCAGATATCGAAAGATGGTTCTAAGAGGTTCTAAAAACCCTAATTTTCAGATGGACAGTGCCCTCTTCTTTCAGCCTCAGCCCCTTGTGTGATAGGCTCTTCCGTTACGCGAAGGTTTTGTCAGCCTAGGAGTAGGGTGGATCACAGCTCATTGGCTGGATCTGGTTGCAGAATTGTAGGGTGGGAGTGGACGTTGGGGAGAGGCGGGCATAGGGGAATGGGCCTGTGATGTCACCGTTTCGCCCGACAGGGCTCTGAGTGTGAGCAGTGTGCTCCCCCGTGCTGCTGGAGAGCCATGACTGTCACTGCCGAGATATTTAGGGCAGGTGGAAACAGCCCAGAGCTGAGCTCCAAGTAATTGGTCTCTAAGGGATGTGGCAAAAAGTCCCCGTGGCAAAACCTGCTCTGCCTGGCTGGGGGAGCTTCACAGAAACTGTCCTGGAGGGACTGGCATTCTGCTCTGCAAGTTTTAGGTTGGAAAACTCAGAAATGCCCCCACTCAGCTCTGTCCCAGGTACTCCCGGGGGGATTCACTGATGGACTGGCCGAGAGGACACTTAGCTTCCACAGCTGCACGTCCCCCGGCTGCCAGAACCCCGCATCTGCCTGTCCAGGAAACTTCCACAGGCTGATGGCtccaggggagggaggggaagcgGCATTTCTGACACCATGGAAGGCACCCACCCCCCTGCTGCAGTCCTGCCAGGTGAGGGCAGGGGTGAGGGGCAGGGCTGCACCAGCTCTGCGTGGAGGGCATGGCTCATCTGCCCATCCGCCAAGTAATAAACATCCTTGGCCCTGCCCGGGAACTGAGGCCCCTGCACCTGAGCGTCCCTGGGCCTGGGCTGGCCATGCGTGTCAGTGACCCCTGGTGACCCCCAAGTCTCTGTTGCAGGGGATCCTCTTGGTGTATGACATCACCAACCGCTGGTCCTTTGACGGCATCGACCGCTGGATCAAGGAGATTGATGAGGTAGGCCTGGGTCCGGGGAGCCCTCCCGGGGAAGGCAGGCTGGATGGAGGTACATGGGCCCCGGGTAGGCTCTGGATTCCCGCCTGCCGCCCCTCCTGTGGCCCCGGCTCTGCACCCTGCACTGTCCCACGGCCTACGCCTGGGCATGCTGGTCACTGTGCACACGACAGCCGGGCGTGGATCCCAGCAAGACCAGGAGCTATGGGGCCACCCGGAAGGGCCTGCACTGTAGGGCCTGAGCCCTGggctctgcccaccttgacctcccacgGCCCTCACCCCATCATAGTCCAGACAATGAGGGCGGGCCCTGCTGCGGCTGAGGGGTGGGTGGCACCCTGCGTTTGTGCGTCTGCTGAGTTCTGTGCCCCCAGCATGCACCCGGAGTCCCCCGGATCTTGGTTGGAAACCGGCTGCACCTGGCCTTCAAGCGGCAGGTCCCGACGGAGCAGGCCCGCGCGTACGCAGAGAAGAACTGCATGACCTTCTTTGAGGTCAGCCCCCTGTGCAACTTCAACGTCATCGAGTCCTTCACGGAGCTATCCCGCATCGTGCTCATGCGGCACGGCATGGAGAAGATCTGGAGGCCCAACCGAGGTGGGTGGGCGGGCGCCGGCCAGCCCTGAGGTCCCGGAACCTGGGCTGCCCTGATCAcatggaggctgaggggggccaGGGGCCAGTGAGGGAGGTTCAGGCAGGTCCCTTGGCAACGCGCAGTAGGGGCTCGGCCGGCGGCAGGTCAGTGACTTGGTAAGAGCAGCCTCGGGGGAGAGGCGGCAGCACTGGGGGGCACAGGAGCAGCTGATGACCCCCCCTCAGGGTGCCGCCATGGCCGCTGTACTCTGCCATGCCTGTGGGTCCCTGGCATTGCTGGTGTGGGCAGTGTGTGCTCGCTCCTTCCTGGTTCCGGGGCTGGTCCTGCTGTCAGGGGAGCACAGGAGCCGTGCCTGCAGCTTTGTGTTGTGTCATCTGCTCTTCCTGGGTAGCCACGTCCTTGATCAGAGGCTCCCGTGAAGCCCCCCTCAGGGAGGTGGTACTGTTGATTTTGTGGTGCCTCCCAGCAGGGTTCACTGCTGAACAGAGAGAGGGTGGCTGACGGTGTCACTGTCCTTCTTAAGAGGAAGCacgggcctggcacggtggctcactcctgtaatcccagcactttgggaggccgcagcaggtggatcacctgaggtcaggacttcgagaccagcctggccaacacggtgaaaccctgtctctactaaaaatacaaaaattaaccgggcgtggtggcgcacgcctgtagtcccagctattcgggaggctgaggcaggagaatcgcttgaacccgggaggcggaggttgcagtgagcggagatcgcgccatggcactgcagcctggcgacagagcgagacccgtctcaaaaaacaaaagaacgtGCGAGTGCTCTAGGGAATGAGTCAGGACGCACACTCCCCCGCTCTAGGGGATGAGTCAGGACGCTTGAAGGGCCAGATCACGCAGccctcacactgggagctgcatcATCCAGGCCAGGAACTGGGCAGAGCGCCCTCTGGAAGCTCCGCAGCAGCACCGCCCAGCGTGCCTGGCTTTAGGGAGCACGGCAGGGGATGGGGTGCCAGTGGACACATCTGTGCTGGGCAGAGAAGTTTGGGCGCCCAGGTCCTCCAGGAGCCCAGCCTGGGAACAGCTCTAGGAGTGTGGAGACCCCGCCAGGCTTCTCTTGGGCACCTCAGGTCTCCCTGCACAGGGCCTCCCCCCCACAGCCCCATGGTCTGACACCCCCTCTGCCCCACAGTGTTCAGCCTGCAGGACCTCTGCTGCCGGGCCATCGTCTCCTGCACCCCCGTGCACCTCATCGACAAGCTTCCACTGCCCGTCACCATCAAGAGCCACCTCAAGTCCTTCTCGATGGCCAACGGCATGAACGCGGTCATGATGCACGGCCGTTCCTACTCCCTGGCCAGTGGGGCCGGGGGCGGCGGCAGCAAGGGCAACAGCCTCAAGAGGTCCAAGTCCATCCGTCCACCCCAGAGCCCCCCCCAGAACTGCTCGCGGAGTAACTGCAAGATCTCCTAGCGGGGACGGGCGGGG
Proteins encoded in this region:
- the RAB40C gene encoding ras-related protein Rab-40C isoform X4, with amino-acid sequence MCRLWNWRVSGTRSYEGGGKRSSCGKKDCLPRPWAVGILRAGAGWKRGLFSPLGSEGIDYKTTTILLDGRRVKLELWDTSGQGRFCTIFRSYSRGAQGILLVYDITNRWSFDGIDRWIKEIDEHAPGVPRILVGNRLHLAFKRQVPTEQARAYAEKNCMTFFEVSPLCNFNVIESFTELSRIVLMRHGMEKIWRPNRVFSLQDLCCRAIVSCTPVHLIDKLPLPVTIKSHLKSFSMANGMNAVMMHGRSYSLASGAGGGGSKGNSLKRSKSIRPPQSPPQNCSRSNCKIS
- the RAB40C gene encoding ras-related protein Rab-40C isoform X1; the encoded protein is MGSQGSPVKSYDYLLKFLLVGDSDVGKGEILESLQDGAAESPYAYSNGIDYKTTTILLDGRRVKLELWDTSGQGRFCTIFRSYSRGAQGILLVYDITNRWSFDGIDRWIKEIDEHAPGVPRILVGNRLHLAFKRQVPTEQARAYAEKNCMTFFEVSPLCNFNVIESFTELSRIVLMRHGMEKIWRPNRVFSLQDLCCRAIVSCTPVHLIDKLPLPVTIKSHLKSFSMANGMNAVMMHGRSYSLASGAGGGGSKGNSLKRSKSIRPPQSPPQNCSRSNCKIS
- the RAB40C gene encoding ras-related protein Rab-40C isoform X2; translated protein: MGSQGSPVKSYDYLLKFLLVGDSDVGKGEILESLQDGAAESPYAYSNGIDYKTTTILLDGRRVKLELWDTSGQGRFCTIFRSYSRGAQGILLVYDITNRWSFDGIDRWIKEIDERQVPTEQARAYAEKNCMTFFEVSPLCNFNVIESFTELSRIVLMRHGMEKIWRPNRVFSLQDLCCRAIVSCTPVHLIDKLPLPVTIKSHLKSFSMANGMNAVMMHGRSYSLASGAGGGGSKGNSLKRSKSIRPPQSPPQNCSRSNCKIS
- the RAB40C gene encoding ras-related protein Rab-40C isoform X6 codes for the protein MWSGGIDYKTTTILLDGRRVKLELWDTSGQGRFCTIFRSYSRGAQGILLVYDITNRWSFDGIDRWIKEIDEHAPGVPRILVGNRLHLAFKRQVPTEQARAYAEKNCMTFFEVSPLCNFNVIESFTELSRIVLMRHGMEKIWRPNRVFSLQDLCCRAIVSCTPVHLIDKLPLPVTIKSHLKSFSMANGMNAVMMHGRSYSLASGAGGGGSKGNSLKRSKSIRPPQSPPQNCSRSNCKIS
- the RAB40C gene encoding ras-related protein Rab-40C isoform X5; translated protein: MATAMRRPARGAGGAAMGSQGSPVKSYDYLLKFLLVGDSDVGKGEILESLQDGAAESPYAYSNGIDYKTTTILLDGRRVKLELWDTSGQGRFCTIFRSYSRGAQGILLVYDITNRWSFDGIDRWIKEIDERQVPTEQARAYAEKNCMTFFEVSPLCNFNVIESFTELSRIVLMRHGMEKIWRPNRVFSLQDLCCRAIVSCTPVHLIDKLPLPVTIKSHLKSFSMANGMNAVMMHGRSYSLASGAGGGGSKGNSLKRSKSIRPPQSPPQNCSRSNCKIS
- the RAB40C gene encoding ras-related protein Rab-40C isoform X3 translates to MATAMRRPARGAGGAAMGSQGSPVKSYDYLLKFLLVGDSDVGKGEILESLQDGAAESPYAYSNGIDYKTTTILLDGRRVKLELWDTSGQGRFCTIFRSYSRGAQGILLVYDITNRWSFDGIDRWIKEIDEHAPGVPRILVGNRLHLAFKRQVPTEQARAYAEKNCMTFFEVSPLCNFNVIESFTELSRIVLMRHGMEKIWRPNRVFSLQDLCCRAIVSCTPVHLIDKLPLPVTIKSHLKSFSMANGMNAVMMHGRSYSLASGAGGGGSKGNSLKRSKSIRPPQSPPQNCSRSNCKIS